The Sylvia atricapilla isolate bSylAtr1 chromosome 12, bSylAtr1.pri, whole genome shotgun sequence genome has a segment encoding these proteins:
- the FAAP24 gene encoding Fanconi anemia core complex-associated protein 24 has protein sequence MTTKANLPVTAGSIVVPYGHVIGNEKWRGSEVAQRLQGKVRLIFEDGLGLVDFHLSNRTCILLISEADLVAGDEFKRRLVRFRNASSLRGIVIVEKTQISDQYYSGVQKLAVLELGMVLLPVANQEEASQLIIQLVREQSRERGSNPFVRRQRGPPAEPAVLRAVQRIPAVGKAKALLLLQHFRSIQRLCNASVCELEQVVGQTVAQQIYTFLHS, from the exons ATGACAACAAAAGCAAACCTTCCTGTGACAGCAGGATCTATAGTTGTCCCTTACGGGCATGTCATTGGGAATGAGAAGTGGAGAGGGTCAGAGGTAGCCCAAAGGCTACAAG GCAAAGTTAGACTCATCTTTGAAGATGGCTTGGGACTGGTGGACTTTCATCTTTCAAACAGAACTTGCATTTTGCTTATTTCTGAAGCAGATTTGGTTGCAGGGGATGAATTCAAACGAAGATTGGTTAGGTTTAGAAAT GCCAGCAGTCTTAGGGGAATTGTAATCGTAGAGAAAACCCAAATCAGTGATCAGTACTACTCAGGAGTACAAAAACTTGCTGTACTGGAACTTGGAATGGTGTTGCTTCCTGTGGCAAATCAAGAAGAAGCTTCTCAGCTTATTATTCAACTA GTGCGGGAGCAGAGCCGGGAGCGCGGCTCCAACCCGTTCGtgcggcggcagcgcggcccGCCGGCAGAGCCCGCCGTGCTCCGGGCCGTGCAGCGCATCCCCGCCGTCGGCAAGGCAAaagcgctgctgctgctgcagcacttcagGAGCATCCAGCGCCTTTGTAACGCATCCGTCTGCGAGCTTGAGCAAGTCGTTGGACAAACGGTAGCACAACAGATTTATACTTTTTTACACTCCTGA
- the RHPN2 gene encoding rhophilin-2, producing MTDALPPRGCQAAEPAGDGYFRKGCNPLAETGRSKLQNQRAVLNQQILKAVRMRAGAENLLRATTNTKVREQVLLELSFVNSDLQILKEELEGLNISVEVYQNAEETFSIPLVPLGLKETKDVDFTLPLKDFIQEHYSQDSSEYEDEIADLMDLRQACRTPSRDEAGIEMLISYFLQLGYVENRFFPPTRHIGVLFTWYDSFTGVPVCQQNLLLEKASVLFNIGALYTQIGTRCNRQTQAGLENAVDAFQKAAGVLSYLKETFTHTPSYDMSPAMLNVLVKMMLAQARECVFEQIGLSGIRNEFFTLVKMTQEVAKVGEVYMLVNTAMNQEPVKENIPYSWSKLAQIKSDHYKALAHYFIATILCDHELQPGDDEDEQEKALSQLYDHVPEGLMVLAVLKDKVQRKQLGKAHLRKAIVYHEEALRVCGLCKKLRNIEVLQEVLTAAHKRSLLKYAQQETEDDFLSLIQAPDILSKTEHKIETIAPQFSKVKVKDFFHKLGPLTVFSAKQRWTAPRTICLHHEAGELGFSLKGGSPVQVYCLDPLCSAASAGLKEGDYIVSVGGMDCKWLGVNEVLEKMKSVGKQPIELEVISCQDTTASLHSKSATYSMGMQKTYSLICLAMDEDKIDQTKKAPLKLPFLSWGTKNRQKAASTLCLPSAVAGSSQNKKKLSPFTLLNTESSLY from the exons ATGACAGACGCCCTGCCGCCCCGCGGCTGCCAGGCGGCGGAGCCGGCGGGGGACGGCTACTTTCGGAAG GGGTGTAATCCTCTTGCTGAGACTGGACGAAGCAAACTGCAAAATCAAAGAGCTGTTCTAAACCAACAGATCTTAAAAGCAGTGAGAATGAGAGCAGGTGCTGAAAATCTTTTAAG AGCAACCACCAACACCAAAGTACGAGAGCAGGTACTACTGGAACTGAGTTTTGTAAACTCGGACCTGCAGATCTTAAAAGAAGAATTGGAAGGACTTAATATCTCAGTAGAAGTTTATCAAAATGCAGA agaGACTTTCAGTATTCCCCTGGTACCTCTTGGCCTAAAGGAAACCAAAGATGTAGACTTTACACTCCCCCTCAAG gacttTATTCAGGAACATTATAGTCAAGACAGTTCAGAGTATGAAGATGAAATAGCAGATCTCATGGATTTGAGACAA GCCTGCCGCACTCCTAGCCGAGATGAAGCTGGCATTGAGATGTTGATAAGCTATTTCCTGCAACTTGGTTAtgtagaaaacagatttttcccaCCCACCAGGCACATTGGAGTTCTATTTACGTG GTATGATTCCTTCACAGGTGTCCCAGTGTGTCAGCAAAATCTGTTGCTTGAAAAAGCTAGTGTTTTATTCAACATTGGAGCTCTCTACACTCAGATTGGAACAAGGTGCAATCGTCAGACCCAGGCTGGACTTGAAAATGCTGTTGATGCttttcagaaagctgcag GAGTCCTAAGCTACTTAAAGGAGACCTTTACTCACACACCAAGTTATGATATGAGCCCAGCTATGCTGAATGTTCTAGTCAAGATGATGCTTGCACAAGCTCGGGAGTGTGTTTTTGAGCAGATTGGTCTTTCTGGAATACGCAATGAGTTTTTCACACTGGTGAAAATGACACAGGAAGTTGCCAAG gtGGGAGAGGTTTACATGCTGGTTAACACTGCAATGAATCAGGAGccagtgaaagaaaatattccctaTTCCTGGTCTAAGCTGGCACAAATAAAGTCAGACCATTACAAAGCTCTGGCACATTACTTCATTGCCACCATTCTGTGTGACCATGAAT TGCAGCCCGGTGATGACGAAGATGAGCAGGAGAAAGCCTTGTCCCAGCTGTATGACCACGTGCCTGAAGGGCTGATGGTTCTCGCTGTTTTAAAGGACAAAGTTCAGAGAAAACAATTGG gGAAAGCACATCTGCGCAAAGCCATTGTTTACCATGAAGAAGCTCTGAGAGTCTGTGGGCTGTGCAAAAAGCTTCGGAACATTGAGGTTCTTCAGGAGGTCCTGACAGCTGCACATAAGCGTTCACTTCTCAAATATGCTCAGCAAGAGACAGAAGATGACTTTCTAAGTCTAATCCAGGCTCCAGATATACTCT ctaaaacagaacacaaaatagAAACAATTGCTCCTCAGTTTTCCAAGGTGAAAGTTAAGGACTTCTTTCACAAGCTG GGCCCACTGACAGTGTTCTCAGCCAAGCAGAGGTGGACAGCTCCACGGACCATTTGCCTTCACCATGAAGCAGGAGAGCTTGGATTCAGTCTAAAAGGAGGCTCACCAGTACAGGTTTATTGTCTTGATCCACTTTGTTCTGCAGCA TCAGCAGGCCTAAAAGAAGGTGACTACATCGTTTCAGTGGGTGGCATGGATTGCAAGTGGCTTGGTGTGAATGAGGtgctggaaaaaatgaaaagtgtgGGAAAGCAGCCAATAGAGCTTGAGGTTATCAGTTGCCAGGATACAACGGCATCTCTG CATAGCAAGAGTGCAACTTACTCTATGGGAATGCAGAAGACATACTCCTTAATCTGTTTAGCCATGGACGAGGATAAAATTGATCAGACCAAGAAAGCCCCACTAAAACTCCCTTTCCTAAGTTGGGGAACtaaaaacagacagaaagcTGCAAGTACACTCTGCCTTCCTTCAGCTGTGGCTGGAAGTTCTCAGAATAAGAAGAAGCTTTCTCCCTTCACACTTTTGAATACAGAAAGTTCATTGTACTGA